From a single Sebastes umbrosus isolate fSebUmb1 chromosome 17, fSebUmb1.pri, whole genome shotgun sequence genomic region:
- the vps26c gene encoding vacuolar protein sorting-associated protein 26C isoform X1: MSVTLDIRLKRANKVYHEGETVAGVILLVCKEALQHHGISLSMEGLVNLQLSSKSVGVFEAFYNSVKPIQLISSNIEVAKAGKIPGGKTEIPFEFPLNTKGNKVLYETYHGVFVNIQYTLRCDMKRSLLAKDLSRNCEFIVHCQPQKAKVVPTPVNFTITPDTLQNTRERSLLPKFLVRGHLDATNCVISQPLTGEVVVENSDVPIKSIELQLVRVETCGCAEGYARDATEIQNIQIAEGNVCHGLAIPIYMVFPRLFTSPTLETTNFKVEFEVNVVIVLHDDHLITENFPLKLCRV; the protein is encoded by the exons ATGAGCGTCACTTTGGATATCAGACTGAAAAGAGCGAACAAAGTTTACCATGAAGGG GAAACGGTGGCGGGCGTCATCCTGCTGGTGTGTAAGGAGGCGCTGCAGCATCACGGCATCTCTCTGAGCATGGAGGGGCTGGTCAACCTGCAGCTCAGCTCCAAGAGCGTCGGCGTCTTCGAGGCTTTCTACAACTCTGTCAAG CCCATCCAGCTGATCAGCAGTAACATCGAGGTGGCCAAGGCCGGGAAGATCCCAGGAGGCAAGACGGAGATCCCCTTTGAGTTCCCTCTGAACACGAAAGGCAACAAAGTGCTGTACGAGACGTACCACGGCGTCTTCGTCAACATTCAG TACACCCTCCGCTGTGACATGAAGCGCTCGCTGCTGGCCAAAGACCTGAGCAGGAACTGTGAGTTCATCGTTCACTGTCAG CCTCAGAAAGCTAAAGTTGTCCCCACTCCGGTCAACTTCACCATCACTCCAGACACCCTGCAGAACACCCGAGAG AGGAGTTTACTGCCAAAGTTTCTGGTCAGAGGCCATTTAGACGCCACCAACTGTGTGATCAGCCAGCCGCTGACcggagaggtggtggtggagaacTCCGACGTCCCCATAAAGAGTATTGAGCTGCAGCTTGTACGAGTGGAGACCTGCG GTTGTGCTGAAGGTTACGCCAGAGACGCCACGGAGATCCAGAACATCCAGATAGCCGAAGGCAATGTCTGCCACGGCCTCGCTATTCCCATCTACATGGTGTTCCCCAGACTGTTCACCTCCCCCACGCTGGAGACCACCAACTTCAAAGTGG AGTTTGAAGTCAACGTTGTCATCGTTCTTCATGATGATCACCTGATCACAGAGAACTTCCCTCTGAAGCTGTGCCGAGTCTGA
- the vps26c gene encoding vacuolar protein sorting-associated protein 26C isoform X2 — protein MSVTLDIRLKRANKVYHEGETVAGVILLVCKEALQHHGISLSMEGLVNLQLSSKSVGVFEAFYNSVKPIQLISSNIEVAKAGKIPGGKTEIPFEFPLNTKGNKVLYETYHGVFVNIQYTLRCDMKRSLLAKDLSRNCEFIVHCQPQKAKVVPTPVNFTITPDTLQNTRERSLLPKFLVRGHLDATNCVISQPLTGEVVVENSDVPIKSIELQLVRVETCGCAEGYARDATEIQNIQIAEGNVCHGLAIPIYMVFPRLFTSPTLETTNFKSLKSTLSSFFMMIT, from the exons ATGAGCGTCACTTTGGATATCAGACTGAAAAGAGCGAACAAAGTTTACCATGAAGGG GAAACGGTGGCGGGCGTCATCCTGCTGGTGTGTAAGGAGGCGCTGCAGCATCACGGCATCTCTCTGAGCATGGAGGGGCTGGTCAACCTGCAGCTCAGCTCCAAGAGCGTCGGCGTCTTCGAGGCTTTCTACAACTCTGTCAAG CCCATCCAGCTGATCAGCAGTAACATCGAGGTGGCCAAGGCCGGGAAGATCCCAGGAGGCAAGACGGAGATCCCCTTTGAGTTCCCTCTGAACACGAAAGGCAACAAAGTGCTGTACGAGACGTACCACGGCGTCTTCGTCAACATTCAG TACACCCTCCGCTGTGACATGAAGCGCTCGCTGCTGGCCAAAGACCTGAGCAGGAACTGTGAGTTCATCGTTCACTGTCAG CCTCAGAAAGCTAAAGTTGTCCCCACTCCGGTCAACTTCACCATCACTCCAGACACCCTGCAGAACACCCGAGAG AGGAGTTTACTGCCAAAGTTTCTGGTCAGAGGCCATTTAGACGCCACCAACTGTGTGATCAGCCAGCCGCTGACcggagaggtggtggtggagaacTCCGACGTCCCCATAAAGAGTATTGAGCTGCAGCTTGTACGAGTGGAGACCTGCG GTTGTGCTGAAGGTTACGCCAGAGACGCCACGGAGATCCAGAACATCCAGATAGCCGAAGGCAATGTCTGCCACGGCCTCGCTATTCCCATCTACATGGTGTTCCCCAGACTGTTCACCTCCCCCACGCTGGAGACCACCAACTTCAAA AGTTTGAAGTCAACGTTGTCATCGTTCTTCATGATGATCACCTGA